One Caldilineales bacterium genomic region harbors:
- a CDS encoding EamA family transporter, producing the protein MRPPALLRPYLLVLTAAFLWGTIGVVGKALYGLGQVSPLALGMFRLVVAAPLLRLLSWRLDRGQSWRFGRGEGRWWLLAMTSMGAYQLFLFSAVRRTDVTTAIFLAICTAPILVALAAPFVLGERLTRTALAAGGLALAGTTLVLGFSDPGAMLASGKLVGNLLALGAAVCWATYAIVARHLVQHHSPTRITFFTFAGAALLVAPLVVWQDQPVSLPPAGWALAIYLGVFPTALAYFLYVRGLRTVGATTSSFLALAEPGTAAILAALLFDEQLSGGGWLGVGLLLAGLALLILRSQKHREPPG; encoded by the coding sequence ATGCGCCCGCCGGCCTTGCTCCGCCCCTATCTGTTGGTGCTCACCGCCGCCTTCTTGTGGGGGACGATCGGCGTGGTGGGCAAGGCGCTGTACGGATTGGGCCAGGTCAGCCCGCTGGCGTTGGGGATGTTCCGATTGGTCGTGGCAGCGCCGCTGCTGAGGCTGCTCAGCTGGCGGCTGGATCGGGGGCAATCCTGGCGTTTTGGCCGGGGCGAGGGGCGCTGGTGGCTGCTGGCGATGACGAGCATGGGGGCCTATCAGTTGTTTCTGTTCAGCGCGGTCAGGCGCACCGATGTGACCACGGCCATCTTCCTGGCTATCTGCACGGCCCCGATCCTGGTGGCGTTAGCGGCCCCTTTCGTCTTGGGCGAGCGCCTGACCCGGACGGCATTGGCGGCGGGAGGGTTGGCGTTGGCCGGGACGACGCTGGTGTTGGGGTTCAGCGACCCCGGTGCGATGCTGGCGTCGGGCAAGCTGGTGGGCAATCTGCTGGCGCTGGGGGCGGCCGTCTGTTGGGCCACCTATGCCATCGTCGCCCGGCATCTGGTGCAGCACCACAGCCCCACCCGCATCACCTTCTTCACCTTTGCCGGCGCGGCGCTGCTGGTGGCGCCGCTGGTCGTCTGGCAGGATCAGCCGGTGTCGCTGCCCCCGGCCGGTTGGGCGCTGGCCATCTATTTGGGCGTCTTCCCCACCGCCCTGGCCTATTTTCTCTATGTGCGCGGGCTGCGCACGGTCGGCGCCACCACCTCATCCTTCCTGGCCCTGGCCGAGCCGGGCACGGCCGCCATCCTGGCCGCCCTGCTGTTCGACGAGCAACTCAGCGGCGGCGGCTGGCTGGGCGTGGGCCTGCTGCTGGCCGGGCTGGCGCTGCTCATCCTCCGCAGCCAGAAACACCGTGAACCACCTGGTTGA
- a CDS encoding Uma2 family endonuclease has protein sequence MALRAFKRVFTPQEYLTLERQAATKSEFFDGEIYAMAGASRKHNLITLNAASELRRQLRGRPCEVYVAEMRVRVGATGLYTYPDASVVCGQPVFEDIQGDTLLNPTVLIEVLSPSTEAYDRGEKFSQYRRLASLREYVLIAQDRVLVEHYRRRGDLWVIGDLRSLADVLHLESIDCQIPLNEIYYQVEMEA, from the coding sequence ATGGCCCTGCGAGCTTTCAAACGAGTCTTCACCCCCCAGGAATATCTGACCCTGGAACGGCAGGCGGCGACGAAGAGTGAATTCTTCGACGGCGAGATCTACGCCATGGCCGGGGCCAGCCGCAAGCACAATCTGATCACGCTCAACGCGGCCAGCGAACTGCGCCGCCAACTACGCGGTCGCCCTTGCGAAGTCTATGTGGCGGAAATGCGTGTGCGTGTGGGCGCCACGGGACTCTACACCTACCCGGATGCCAGCGTGGTTTGTGGCCAGCCGGTCTTCGAGGACATCCAGGGCGATACGCTCCTCAACCCGACCGTCCTGATCGAGGTGCTGTCGCCCTCCACCGAGGCCTACGACCGCGGTGAGAAGTTCTCCCAATACCGGCGGCTGGCATCGTTGCGGGAATACGTGCTGATCGCCCAGGACAGGGTGCTGGTCGAGCATTATCGGCGCCGGGGTGATCTATGGGTGATCGGCGACCTGCGTTCGCTCGCTGATGTGCTGCACCTGGAATCCATCGACTGCCAAATCCCGCTCAACGAGATCTATTATCAGGTCGAGATGGAGGCGTGA
- a CDS encoding DEAD/DEAH box helicase: MSLDSLLRDLQLDPGFLRQITAWERLPARAASYAPFPAGLDPRLPAALRARGIHLPYTHQAQAVAAALAGENVVAVTPTASGKTLCYNLPVLHALLADPAARALYLFPTKALAQDQLAELRGLVEALPVDPGLAIYDGDTPQGHRKRIREGARLVLSNPDMLHTGILPHHTNWAAFFQGLRTVVIDEIHTYRGVFGSHTANLLRRLRRICRFYGSAPNFILTSATIANPAQHAERLIEAPATLVAENGAPAGEKHLLFYNPPLVDAELGLRRSSLLEAQRLGERLLAAGVQSIFFARSRLRVELLLTYLREAYGRQGGESEAVRGYRGGYLPSERRQIEAGLRSGQVRAVVATNALELGIDIGQLQAAVLTGFPGSIASVWQQAGRAGRRQEAALAILIAGAGALDQYIIQHPDFFFGRSPEHALINPDNLVILTDHLRCAAFELPFRLGERFGEVDFTADLLAMLAAQGEVGQSGERWYWLQSGYPAQGINLRAAGEPVVIMAQPELPGDPTTTIGQLEREAAPTLLHTGAIYLHEGQTFRVDRLDWEAGHAFVRPVEVDYYTEASSVTEVEVLSVHQQEQEGDLVRGSGDVEVRSQASGYRQVKRWTHETLGYGEIDLPETVLQTSGYWLCFAEPLVERLRVQGLWQGDPNDYGPNWPAQRDLARARDGFKCTQCGAAERPNRQHDVHHLRPFRSFGYQPGRNELYLAANDLANLRTLCRTCHQRLEQGQRLRSGLGGLGYLLANLAPLHLMCDPTDLGMQVAPQGVHNQLPTVLLFDRVPAGIGLAERLYELQPVLLAAAAGAIAACACARGCPACVGPASEGAEALAWDTKELTRALLRQALG; the protein is encoded by the coding sequence ATGTCTCTTGATAGCCTGCTCCGCGACCTCCAACTCGACCCCGGCTTCCTGCGCCAGATCACGGCCTGGGAGCGGTTGCCGGCGCGGGCTGCCTCCTACGCCCCCTTCCCGGCCGGCCTCGACCCCCGTCTGCCAGCGGCCCTGCGGGCGCGTGGCATCCATCTGCCCTACACCCATCAGGCCCAGGCCGTGGCCGCCGCCCTGGCCGGCGAAAACGTGGTGGCGGTGACGCCCACCGCCTCCGGCAAGACCTTGTGCTACAACCTGCCGGTCTTGCACGCCCTGCTGGCCGACCCTGCCGCCCGCGCCCTCTACCTCTTCCCCACCAAAGCCCTGGCCCAAGACCAGTTGGCCGAACTCAGGGGGCTGGTCGAGGCGCTGCCGGTCGATCCGGGCCTGGCGATCTACGACGGCGACACGCCGCAGGGGCATCGCAAACGGATACGAGAGGGCGCCCGGCTGGTGCTCAGCAACCCGGACATGCTCCACACCGGCATCCTGCCGCACCACACCAACTGGGCGGCCTTCTTCCAGGGGCTGCGCACGGTCGTGATCGATGAAATCCACACCTACCGCGGGGTTTTTGGCTCTCACACCGCCAATCTGCTGCGCCGCTTGCGCCGCATCTGCCGTTTCTATGGCTCGGCGCCGAACTTCATCCTCACCTCGGCCACCATCGCCAATCCCGCCCAACACGCCGAACGGCTGATCGAGGCCCCGGCGACGCTGGTGGCCGAGAACGGCGCCCCTGCGGGCGAGAAACACTTGTTGTTCTACAACCCGCCGCTGGTGGACGCCGAGCTGGGTCTGCGCCGCAGCAGCCTGCTGGAAGCGCAACGGCTGGGCGAGCGTTTGCTGGCGGCGGGGGTGCAGTCGATCTTCTTTGCCCGCTCGCGGCTGCGGGTCGAGTTGTTGCTGACCTATCTGCGCGAGGCCTACGGCCGGCAGGGCGGGGAGAGCGAGGCCGTGCGGGGCTACCGCGGCGGCTATCTGCCCAGCGAGCGTCGCCAGATCGAGGCCGGGCTGCGGTCGGGCCAGGTGCGGGCGGTGGTGGCCACCAATGCCCTGGAGTTGGGCATCGACATCGGGCAGTTGCAGGCGGCGGTGCTCACCGGTTTTCCGGGCAGCATTGCCAGCGTCTGGCAGCAGGCGGGGCGAGCGGGGCGGCGGCAGGAGGCGGCCCTCGCCATCCTCATCGCTGGGGCCGGCGCGCTCGACCAATACATCATCCAGCATCCTGATTTCTTCTTTGGCCGCAGCCCCGAACACGCCCTCATCAACCCCGATAACCTGGTCATCCTCACCGACCACCTGCGCTGCGCCGCCTTCGAGTTGCCGTTTCGCCTGGGTGAGCGTTTTGGCGAGGTGGACTTCACCGCAGATCTGCTGGCGATGCTGGCCGCGCAGGGCGAGGTGGGGCAGTCGGGCGAGCGCTGGTATTGGCTGCAAAGCGGCTATCCGGCCCAGGGCATCAACCTGCGGGCCGCGGGTGAGCCGGTGGTGATCATGGCCCAGCCCGAGCTGCCCGGCGACCCGACCACCACCATCGGCCAACTGGAGCGCGAGGCCGCGCCCACCCTGCTGCACACCGGCGCCATCTACCTGCACGAAGGCCAGACCTTTCGCGTCGACCGACTCGATTGGGAGGCGGGCCATGCCTTCGTGCGACCGGTCGAGGTCGATTATTACACCGAGGCCAGTTCGGTGACAGAAGTGGAGGTGCTGTCGGTCCACCAGCAGGAGCAGGAGGGCGACCTGGTGCGCGGGAGCGGCGATGTGGAGGTGCGCAGCCAGGCCAGCGGCTATCGGCAGGTGAAGCGGTGGACGCACGAAACGCTGGGCTATGGCGAGATCGACCTGCCCGAAACCGTGCTCCAGACCAGCGGCTACTGGTTGTGCTTTGCCGAGCCGTTGGTCGAGAGGCTGCGGGTTCAGGGGCTGTGGCAGGGCGACCCCAATGATTACGGCCCCAACTGGCCGGCGCAACGCGACCTGGCCCGCGCCCGCGATGGCTTCAAGTGTACGCAGTGCGGGGCGGCCGAACGGCCCAACCGCCAGCACGATGTCCATCATCTGCGTCCCTTTCGCAGTTTCGGCTATCAGCCGGGCCGCAACGAACTCTACCTGGCGGCCAACGACCTTGCGAATCTGCGCACGCTTTGCCGCACCTGCCATCAACGCCTCGAGCAGGGGCAGCGGCTGCGGTCGGGCCTGGGCGGGCTGGGCTATCTGCTGGCCAACCTGGCGCCCCTCCACCTGATGTGCGACCCGACCGACCTAGGCATGCAGGTGGCGCCGCAGGGCGTGCACAACCAGCTCCCCACCGTGCTCCTGTTCGACCGTGTGCCCGCCGGCATCGGCCTGGCCGAGCGGCTGTACGAACTCCAGCCGGTCTTGCTGGCGGCGGCGGCCGGGGCGATTGCCGCCTGTGCCTGCGCTCGCGGCTGCCCGGCCTGCGTCGGCCCGGCCTCGGAGGGGGCCGAAGCGTTGGCCTGGGACACGAAGGAACTGACGCGCGCCCTGTTGCGGCAGGCGTTGGGGTGA
- a CDS encoding methylated-DNA--[protein]-cysteine S-methyltransferase — protein sequence MSTDYDTIAAAIRYLEANFTQQPSLEDLAAHLHLSPYYLQRLFKRWAGISPKRFLQFLTADYARQLLDESHSVLDAAYASGLSGPGRLHDLLVTIDAVTPGEYKQKGAGLVIDYGFHDTPFGECLIAVTDRGICALNFVGEGGREDEIATLGGRWAEARLHERPAVTQPYIDAIFPAGDSSPQLPPRTLPLFLQGTNFQIKVWEALLSIPSGHALSYEGVAHAIGQPAGTRAVASAVAANQVAFLIPCHRVLRKSGVVGEYRWGHTRKQAMLGWEAALRRGDDAAWQQS from the coding sequence ATGTCCACCGACTACGACACCATCGCCGCCGCCATCCGCTATCTCGAGGCAAACTTCACCCAACAACCCAGCCTGGAAGACCTGGCCGCCCATCTCCATCTCAGCCCTTACTACCTGCAACGGTTGTTCAAACGTTGGGCCGGGATCAGCCCCAAACGCTTTCTCCAGTTCCTGACCGCCGACTATGCCCGCCAACTGCTGGACGAATCGCACAGCGTGCTCGACGCCGCCTATGCCAGCGGGCTTTCTGGCCCCGGCCGGCTGCACGATCTCCTCGTCACCATCGACGCCGTGACGCCGGGCGAATACAAGCAAAAGGGCGCCGGGCTGGTCATCGATTATGGTTTTCACGACACGCCCTTTGGCGAATGCCTCATCGCCGTCACCGACCGCGGCATCTGCGCCCTCAACTTTGTTGGAGAGGGTGGCCGTGAGGATGAGATCGCCACTCTGGGCGGGCGCTGGGCCGAAGCAAGACTGCACGAGCGACCTGCCGTCACTCAGCCTTACATCGACGCCATCTTCCCGGCCGGCGATTCCTCTCCCCAACTGCCTCCACGCACCCTGCCGCTCTTTCTCCAGGGCACGAACTTCCAGATCAAGGTCTGGGAGGCGCTGCTCAGCATCCCCAGCGGCCATGCGTTGTCGTATGAGGGCGTGGCCCATGCCATCGGCCAGCCAGCGGGAACCCGCGCCGTCGCCTCGGCTGTGGCCGCCAACCAGGTCGCCTTTCTCATCCCCTGCCATCGCGTGCTGCGCAAAAGCGGCGTGGTGGGCGAATACCGTTGGGGGCACACGCGCAAACAGGCCATGTTGGGTTGGGAGGCGGCGCTGCGTCGCGGCGACGATGCTGCCTGGCAACAGAGTTGA